GTTAAGAATCGGTGTCCAGCGCCGTGCCAGTTCGTTGAAGCCCTCATCAATCAAGCCTTCTGGCCACTGCGGATAGGGATAGAGGAATGGCCACAGCAGCGTGCCGGAAAAAGTGACATGCTTCTCCAGGCCTAAGCGGCGTGATGCGCGCGCTGCCAGATAAAGCTGTTCAGTTGCCCACTGCTGGCGTGCTTGTGGGTCATTGCGCAGACTTGCTGGGGCAAAGCTATCGGCGGGTAAATCAAACGCAGGATGCAGCGCAACCAGCTGTCCCTGCAAGTGGCTGGCTAAATCGGTCAACTGCAGGTCATGTTCAGCCAGCACGCCAAGGATCTCATCCGCATAGGTTTGGCTCTCGGCGGCTTGCGCCAAATCAATAAGGCGATGATCCCAGCTGGGAATTTCAACGCCTTTAAATCCTTTTTCCGCTGCCCAGCCAGCCATGCCAGATAAAGAGTTAAACGGTGCATCGTCGCCAGCGAACTGCGCCAGAAATACCGCAGGGCCTTTAATGGTTTTCATAACGTCTCCAAATTAAAAAATGCACCTGCAACCTTCACAGGTGCCAACGTCAGACACAGAAAAAAACGACGGTTAATTTGTCATGAACTTCTGGTAATTTTGCGGTGTGACTAACTGGAACGGAATAAAGTTAATATCCTGGACCTTTTCACCTTTGGCCGCTTTTTCTGCCATATCCACCGCACCATAAGCTTGTGATTTTGCATCCTGGAATACGGTAACGGTAAGTAAGCCGGTTTTAATCGCCTGCAATCCATTTGGTCCGCCGTCGGTACCACCGACTAAAATATCTTTACCAATTTTAATACCATTACTTTTAATGGCCATGGCGGCACCAATAGCCATTTCATCTGCGTTGGCAGAAAGAATATCTATTTTGTCGCCCGACAAAATCCAGTTATTCATCAGATTCATGCCATCTTCACGCATCCATTTCGCGGTATCTTCAACAATCACATGCATATTAGGATGTTTGGCAATGATCTCTTTTGCTCCCTGGGTTCTGAAACGGGTAGCATCATTGCTTAATAACCCTTTCATGATGGCGACGTTAACGCTTTTACGATCTTTCACTTGATCTGCCAGATACTGCATCTGTAAACGTCCGGCTTCTATTTCATCGCTGCCGATATAGCTCACGCCATCACCCATTTTCGCATCTGAAGGCATACGGTTGAGGAAGATGAGGGGGACCTTAGCGGCGCGTGCCGCATCAGCCATATTTTTGGTTCCCTGGGTATCAACCGGGTTAACAATAATTACGTCGACTTTACCGTTAATAAAACTTTGCACCTGGCTCAATTGTTTATCAACGGCGCCCTGAGCATCCTCAAATTGAATTTTCATATCCGGATGGGTTTTCGCCTGCTCGATAATATAGCCTCTCAGGCGAGAGAGAAATACATCATCCATTTGGGCGATGCTGACGCCGACCTGTACGGCATTCACTGCAGGGCTTAGCGAAAGTAAGGTAAGACAGAGTAAGATGAATTTTTTCATAATGGTCTTCCACGTTAATTATTAGTCTCAGAACTAATCTGATGTCGGGTGTTTTATTATTAACTTCACTTACGTAGGGTTTACTAACAACGCGCTTAATTTTGTGCGTGATTTAAAGAGTAATAACGAAAATTAGAGTGGCGTCCTTGCCAATAAAGTCCTTAATTCAATTTTACTACGCTCTGAGTGTCGGCTGACAGCTGAGCGGCATCGGCAAGTCGCAGCGCCTGACAGCCATCATGAATGGTGACAGGTAGCGCGCTGCCGTTGCTGATCGCTTGAATGAAAGCGTCGATTTCCAGCCGATACGCATCGGTGTAGCGCTGCATAAAGAAGTCCAGCAGCGGGCCACGCACTTCGGTGTGCTGGGCGCCAAAATAGCGCACCGTGGTTTCACGATGGTTGTCATTGATCATCATGCCGCCAGAGCCAAACGCTTCCAGACGCTGGTCGTAGCCATATACCGCCTGGCGGCTGCAGTTGATCTGACACTGTTTACCGGAGGCGGTGCGCAGCTGCACCATCACCGTGTCGTAATCCCCTAACGCTTCCAGCGAAGGCTCAAACAGGCGACTGCCGGTGGCACACACCTCAACGGGTTCCTCACCCAAAATCCAACGCGCGAGGTCAAAATCATGGATCACCATATCGCGGAAGATACCGCCGGAATGCTTGAGATAGTTCAACGGTGCCAAACCAGGATCGCGGCTGGTGATCACCACCTGGTGCAGGTCACCAATATCTCCCTGAGCAATGCG
The nucleotide sequence above comes from Pantoea nemavictus. Encoded proteins:
- a CDS encoding substrate-binding domain-containing protein, with amino-acid sequence MKKFILLCLTLLSLSPAVNAVQVGVSIAQMDDVFLSRLRGYIIEQAKTHPDMKIQFEDAQGAVDKQLSQVQSFINGKVDVIIVNPVDTQGTKNMADAARAAKVPLIFLNRMPSDAKMGDGVSYIGSDEIEAGRLQMQYLADQVKDRKSVNVAIMKGLLSNDATRFRTQGAKEIIAKHPNMHVIVEDTAKWMREDGMNLMNNWILSGDKIDILSANADEMAIGAAMAIKSNGIKIGKDILVGGTDGGPNGLQAIKTGLLTVTVFQDAKSQAYGAVDMAEKAAKGEKVQDINFIPFQLVTPQNYQKFMTN
- the iolG gene encoding inositol 2-dehydrogenase; amino-acid sequence: MLKIAILGAGRIGQVHAANVARHKDAQLVMVADPFIENAHALTALWGGRAVQDPLEAINDPAVDAVVIGTPTDTHVELMLAAANAGKAVMCEKPVDLDIHKALAAEKALGEKASRVMLGFNRRFDPGFNEIHQRIAQGDIGDLHQVVITSRDPGLAPLNYLKHSGGIFRDMVIHDFDLARWILGEEPVEVCATGSRLFEPSLEALGDYDTVMVQLRTASGKQCQINCSRQAVYGYDQRLEAFGSGGMMINDNHRETTVRYFGAQHTEVRGPLLDFFMQRYTDAYRLEIDAFIQAISNGSALPVTIHDGCQALRLADAAQLSADTQSVVKLN